The Chryseobacterium oranimense genome contains the following window.
ATTTATTTATAGCGATATTTTATTAATTAATGATTATTGTATTTGTTTTTTCTTTAAAATAAGTTATATTTGTGTTGAGCTAATCAGGATAATTAATTTTTAATTAATAGTTTATTAAATTAGAATTTTCGTTAAAATATTAATTTAACACCTGTCAAAAGTTATTAGTCCAAAAACTTTTAATTGTTTAAGTAGGGATTAGTATATATGTTCTAAATTTATGATTAAACAGTAATCAAAAATAAATAGACCTGATAAAGCCCGCTATCAGATACAAAGCAGGATGTCTTGTGAAAATTCCCATTTACAGCATTCAGTACAGCAGATTCTAACAACACAAATTGTTAAAAACACTTACAGGAGCGTAAGTGTTTTTCATTTATTATCCATTTGAATCAGTGAGTTGACTTCTTTGGCGTGTGCGAGGAGATCAGGAAAGAAATGGTTATAACATTCCTGAAGAAACGGTTTGTTTTCCAGGAATGCTTCGAAAACAGGGATATCCGGATTCAGGTATTTGGCTTTATTCAGAACATTCCGCATGCTGAATTTGATGCCCCAATCTTCACGGTAATTGTACAACCAATCGTCATGCTCCATTTTGGCCAGCATTTTTTTGAAATTCTCAGGAAGCCATTCTTCATGTTCGTGCAGCACTCTGTATACTCTTAATGAATGAGCCTTCCATTCAGCCGGGGAGTTCAGGGAAAGGTCTGTGGCTACAAAATAATCCATGGCAACATCCACAAAAGCCCCGGCATACAGCCTTACTAAAGGGGAAAATACCTTTTTGGCTTCGTGGATAGCGGGATGGGAATCGGTAAACGTATCCACTGCCCTGTGCATCGTAATTCCGTCCTGAATATCTTTAGGAAAAGAATAACGGTCTTTGTTACGGATAAAATCCTCAAGAAACTGTCCTACGACCTGTCCGTCAGTAAAAGAAAGAAAAGAATGGGCCAAATAATTCATAGATTAAAGGTATCAATTATATGTGAATGACCAATCTGTATATGTTAATTCCTTTAAAAGATTCTTTCGTGGAAATCCTCAATTTTACTTACCTCCTCGATCTTAATTCCAAATTTTCTTTTTGGGATTTTATTGAGATTTGAAACAAATATTTTTTCGTAGCCTAATTTTTCAGCTTCTGTAATTCTCTGTTCAACCTGGGCAATAGGGCGGATTTCGCCGCTTAACCCAATCTCTCCTGCAAAACAGAAATGTTCGGAAATGGCAATGTCTTCATTGGAAGACAGAATAGAAGCCACAACAGCCAGATCTAAGGCCGGGTCATCCGTTTTTATGCCTCCCGTAATATTTAAAAAGACATCTTTAGCTCCAAGCTGGAATCCGGCACGCTTTTCAAGGACAGCCAGCAACATATTCAGTCTTTTAGCATCAAATCCGGTTGAGCTTCTCTGCGGTGTACCATAAACAGCGGTGCTTACCAAGGCCTGGATTTCCAGCAGCATCGGGCGGTTTCCTTCCAGTGTTACGGCTACCGAGTTTCCGGAAAGCTCTTCAAATTTTTTAGTGATAAGAATCTCCGAAGGATTTCTAATCTCCTTTAATCCCTGGGAAACCATTTCATAAATTCCAATCTCGGAAGTAGACCCGAAACGGTTTTTATTGGCTCTTAACAGTCTGAAAAGATGATTTCTGTCCCCATCGAAATTTAAAACCACATCTACCATA
Protein-coding sequences here:
- a CDS encoding ACP phosphodiesterase; amino-acid sequence: MNYLAHSFLSFTDGQVVGQFLEDFIRNKDRYSFPKDIQDGITMHRAVDTFTDSHPAIHEAKKVFSPLVRLYAGAFVDVAMDYFVATDLSLNSPAEWKAHSLRVYRVLHEHEEWLPENFKKMLAKMEHDDWLYNYREDWGIKFSMRNVLNKAKYLNPDIPVFEAFLENKPFLQECYNHFFPDLLAHAKEVNSLIQMDNK